One stretch of Vicinamibacteria bacterium DNA includes these proteins:
- the msrA gene encoding peptide-methionine (S)-S-oxide reductase MsrA — MRVFAVLVLALGTLPLSGAELEKATFAGGCFWCMEPPFDALEGVISTTSGYIGGRVENPSYEQVSYGGTGHLEAVEILYDPKKVSYEKLLEVFWVNVNPTDGAGQFCDRGSQYATAIFFHDEEQRRLAEESKREIEESGRLDKKIVTPIREATAFYRAEEYHQDYYTKNPFRYKLYRAGCGRDRILRQLWGDEATH, encoded by the coding sequence ATGAGGGTGTTTGCCGTTCTCGTCCTCGCGCTCGGCACGCTGCCGCTATCCGGGGCTGAGCTGGAAAAGGCCACGTTCGCCGGTGGCTGCTTCTGGTGCATGGAGCCGCCGTTCGACGCGCTCGAAGGGGTGATATCGACGACGTCGGGCTACATCGGAGGCCGCGTCGAGAATCCGAGCTACGAGCAGGTCTCGTACGGCGGCACGGGACATCTCGAGGCGGTCGAGATTCTCTACGATCCGAAGAAGGTGAGCTACGAGAAGCTCCTCGAGGTGTTCTGGGTGAACGTCAATCCCACCGACGGTGCGGGTCAGTTCTGCGATCGGGGCTCGCAATACGCGACCGCCATCTTCTTCCACGACGAAGAGCAACGTCGGCTCGCGGAAGAATCCAAACGGGAGATCGAGGAGTCGGGCCGTCTCGACAAGAAGATCGTCACTCCCATCCGTGAGGCGACGGCCTTCTACCGCGCGGAGGAGTACCATCAGGACTATTACACGAAGAATCCGTTTCGATACAAGCTCTACCGAGCGGGTTGCGGTCGGGATCGGATCCTCAGGCAGCTATGGGGAGACGAGGCAACCCATTGA
- the msrB gene encoding peptide-methionine (R)-S-oxide reductase MsrB, protein MDTDFEKLEKSKDEWRKLLPREAYVVLFEEQTERPFTSPLVEEKRKGLYLCAACFLPLFESEAKYESGTGWPSFFRPIEKRLGTKWDFKLVYPRTEYHCARCGGHQGHVFKDGPRPTGQRWCNNGVALRFVPASEALPALRN, encoded by the coding sequence ATGGACACCGATTTCGAGAAATTGGAAAAGTCTAAAGACGAGTGGCGGAAGCTTCTCCCGCGCGAGGCGTACGTGGTGCTCTTCGAGGAGCAGACCGAGCGGCCCTTCACGAGCCCGCTGGTGGAGGAAAAGCGCAAGGGGCTCTACCTTTGCGCGGCGTGTTTTCTCCCGCTTTTCGAGTCCGAGGCCAAGTACGAGAGCGGAACGGGTTGGCCGAGCTTCTTTCGTCCCATCGAGAAACGGTTGGGGACGAAATGGGATTTCAAGCTCGTCTACCCCAGAACCGAATACCATTGCGCCCGCTGCGGCGGCCATCAAGGGCACGTGTTCAAGGACGGACCGCGACCGACGGGACAGAGATGGTGCAACAACGGGGTGGCACTCCGCTTCGTTCCCGCTTCTGAGGCACTTCCAGCTTTGAGGAATTGA